Part of the Sphingobacterium sp. LZ7M1 genome, TCAAGTACTACAGCCTTGTATAGCGTTTTTATTTTGCAAATTATTTGTGCAACAATCTTGGTTATAATTATTCCAATTAGTGGTAAATCTGTTTTGCCTGAAAGTTCGATTAACGTTGGAATGTCTTGAATCTGATATTTGAAATTGTAAGATGAGTTCTTTGTGGCGTTTCTACAGTTAATTTGAATATCATTAGTATTTTTTTTATTGCCTACGTTTTCAATAGTAAATTTATTTTGTTTTAACTGTTCAAATAAGCGATTTAAAATAGTGTCATCTTGCGAAATGAAGCTATTTAGACCTGAAATCGTTATGACAAATTCATCTTCGTTATAGCTTCGAAATTTTCTGATATAGTCATTTATGTAAACACTCAGAAATGGGTTGTCAACTATTTGACTTCTTCCACAAAGTGAATTTATATTTTTCGTTTCTAATTTCGCCATTTTCTACGGTCAATTTAATTCAAATTTAGTGTCTTTATTTTCGCTTCTTGTTATGACGAGGGTTTCGTAACATACCACACAACTCTCGGGTGGGCGAGAGTTATTCGTTTTTAATTGTTTGTAAATATTTATTTGTTTCCTCAACAGCTAAAATACAAAAAAGCCAATACAAAAACTGTGTTGGCTTTCTATAATTGCTTTATATGTTTCAGAGTTGAGCTACAAAAGAGCTTTCCATACCCTTAAATTTGTGTGATACCTTTTGCATATCCTTTCCAACTTTCTCGTTAAGTATCTTGGCATAAATCTGTGTTGTGGCAATATTCTTATGCCCTAACATTTTGCTCAAACTTTCCAGCGGAACACCCTCACTCAAAAACAGCGTGGCAAACGTATGGCGTGCCAAATGAAAGGTTACTTTCTTTTCTTTCAGGCAGTCAATAAGTTGTGATATTCTCTTTAGGCTATCATTACAGACTGTATTTGAAGGTACAGGAAATACCTTTCCATCCTTTGAAAATCCCGCATATTTCTCAATAATCATTTTGGGAATATCCAACAGCATCACGTTTGACGATGTGGCTGTCTTTTTCCTACGTATGATAATCCATCGGTTACCGTCAAAAAAATCTTGAATATTACTATTCTTAAGTCCTTTTATATCTGAATAAGAAAGACCTGTAAAGCAACTGAAAATAAACAAGTCTTTAACTAATTCGTCTTTCTTTTTCTCGCAGTTAAAGGTTACGAGCGGTTCCAATTCATTCCGTAGCAGATACCCACGATCTTTGTCCTTTTTGGTATTCTTGTATTCGCTGAACGGGTTGAAAGCAAGATGTTTTCTACTCATTGCCAATCGGCAAAGCGTAGTAAATCCAATCATATACAGCCAAATGGTGTTGTGTGTCAAGCTTTGGTCGTCACGCAGGTACTAATCAAAGTCCTGTACAAAATCAGATGTAAGATCGTTGAATGATAAGTCAGAATATCCGTACTTTGTCAGTGCAAAATTACGCAGGTGCTTTAAAAGTGTTTTGTATTTACTGCGTGTACCATTTACCCGAAGTCCGTTATTGACCTTTTTCTCATAGTCCGAAAGGAACTGTTCATAGAATTTGAAAAAGGTCAGTTCTCCGCTTTCCATCCCAAGAACGGCATTTTTAAGTTTGGTACTGTTTACAGCTCCCTCATTCTTTAAAATTTTGGAATAGCATTCTTCGATACCCAAACGGATTTTGTCGAGTTTGCTGTTTGTGTCTTGTGCTTCTCGGCTTTTACCTAAAACCCTGCCGTACTTCAAATCCCAATTTGTTGCGGAAATATCCAGCTTTGTGCTGAATGCAGATTGATTACCGTTTACAGTAATTCTGCACATAACCGTAACTTTCCCGTTCTTCTTCGGGGCATTCTTTTTAAGGTAGAAAAGAACCTTAAACGTTGATTTTTTTGTCGTTTCCATACTCACAATTCTTAATGATAAAATTAAACCTATGTGAGCTACGGAACAATATGAAAAACTATGCAGAAAGCTGAAATACAGTATTTTAAAGCGGTTGCTTCTAATACTTGAAAGTAACGTTTTAGTAACCTTACTTTTGCCTAACCTCGCTTTTTTCTGCTTTTTACATCATTACCAAAAAATCAAAAAACGATTGTAAAGCCTTTATTTACAATCGTTTTCCCTGTTTTTAATCTTTGATGTATTTTTACTGAAAATTTATTTTAAATTTAAGCTCTTTCCTTTAAATAAACCAAAAGAAAATCTTATAGTTTTATTACAAAACAATAAAAACTACATCCTATTCAATTCCATCAAGGGTAAGCTGTAAAGCAATTTGTTTTTTGGTAATGGACAAGTAACAAAGGCATGTAATTTTTATTAGAATGTGATGACATTGGTAGGCAAGTAATAGGAAAATGGGTATTGAAATTTAGAGATAGGAACCCCATCGGGCAATGTCATTAAGTTAAGGAAAAAAATACTTATTCTCCGTTACTTTTGAAGCCCAAAAGTAACCAAAACGCTTCGGCCCATTTAAGGTGGCTTTTCGCACAGTCATCCGCACATGGACAAGAATGCCTTGTTGTCGGGGATATCTTCCTTCAAAATTCTCCCTTTTGATGGAGAATTTTTTGAAAGCATCCCAAGGCCAATCCCATCACACGGGGCATCGGCATTCTTTCCATCTCTCCGCCACTGGAAATGAGCCGTTGCTAAAGGACTTCCTACGGAAGGATTGTTGTTTGTATAAATTGAGAACCCCTGGAAGGGGTGACATCTATGTAGAAAATCGGATTGTTCAACGAAATGTTGTTCCAAATATCTTCCCGAAGAAAGAAAAAAAGTTCGTTCGCTCTACTCACGATGACAGCATTCCTAAAATTAACAACAATAGATTCTTCGCTTCTCTCTGAATCCCTCTCTATCTCAATTCCAATTCTGAACGGCTAGTGAAGAATCTGTACGCTTCTTCTCCCTAATATCCTGTCATGCTTAACCGAAGGTTAAGGAACTGTACGCTTTTGAACCAGGATGGAAAGGATAAGAGGATGTAGCAAGATATTAATGAACCTCCCCATCGGTCAATGTCATTAGTTAACGAAAATATCTAAACAGAACTATTTCAAGGATCGTGAATCCCTCTCTGGAATATCCAATTCTGAACGATCAGTGAAGAATCTGTACGGTTCCCCCCCCATAGGTACTGTCATTCTGCACCGAAGGTGCAGGACCTGCACGCCAATGCAATCATAGCTAAATTTAGGTTCGCATTGTTCCGAGATCCTTCCTGCGTCAGGACGACAGTTTGGTGGCAACTGAAGAATTGTGAACTGTACGCCAAGGCAATCATAGCTAAATTTAGGTTCGCATTGTTCCGAGATCCTTCCTGCGTCAGGACGACAGTTTGGTGGCAACTGAAGAATTGTGAACTGTACGCCAATGCAATCATAACTAAATTTAGGTTTTCATTGTTCCGAGATCCTTCCTGCGTCAGGACGACAATTTGGTGGCAACCGAAGGTAAAGGAACTATTCACCAAGGCAATCATAGCTAAATTTAGGTTTTCATTG contains:
- a CDS encoding site-specific integrase; this translates as MSRKHLAFNPFSEYKNTKKDKDRGYLLRNELEPLVTFNCEKKKDELVKDLFIFSCFTGLSYSDIKGLKNSNIQDFFDGNRWIIIRRKKTATSSNVMLLDIPKMIIEKYAGFSKDGKVFPVPSNTVCNDSLKRISQLIDCLKEKKVTFHLARHTFATLFLSEGVPLESLSKMLGHKNIATTQIYAKILNEKVGKDMQKVSHKFKGMESSFVAQL
- a CDS encoding phage integrase SAM-like domain-containing protein, which translates into the protein METTKKSTFKVLFYLKKNAPKKNGKVTVMCRITVNGNQSAFSTKLDISATNWDLKYGRVLGKSREAQDTNSKLDKIRLGIEECYSKILKNEGAVNSTKLKNAVLGMESGELTFFKFYEQFLSDYEKKVNNGLRVNGTRSKYKTLLKHLRNFALTKYGYSDLSFNDLTSDFVQDFD